From a region of the Thermodesulfovibrio thiophilus DSM 17215 genome:
- the ilvC gene encoding ketol-acid reductoisomerase: MKIYHDIDANIDVLKGKKIAIIGYGSQGHAHANNLKDSGFDVIIGLRKGKSWQKAENAGFSVMNVSDASKIADIIMILTPDELQADLYKNEIEPNIKKGAFLAFAHGFSIHFGQIVPSQDINVFMVAPKGPGHLVRSEYLKGMGVPCLMAVYQDPSGITKDVALAYAVGIGGGRAGIIETTFKDETETDLFGEQTVLCGGLSALITAAFETLVEAGYPPELAYFECLHEVKLIADLIYEGGISTMRYSVSNTAQYGDLTRGPRVINDSVKAEMRKILQEIQNGTFAKEWILECKVGKPSFNALTRKDEEHLIEKVGEKLRDMMPWLKTSKLVDKSKA; this comes from the coding sequence ATGAAAATTTACCACGATATCGACGCTAATATCGATGTGTTGAAAGGTAAAAAAATTGCTATCATTGGGTATGGAAGTCAGGGACATGCCCATGCAAATAACTTAAAAGACAGTGGATTTGATGTTATCATTGGATTAAGAAAAGGAAAAAGCTGGCAAAAGGCTGAAAATGCAGGATTCAGTGTCATGAATGTTTCGGATGCTTCAAAAATAGCTGATATTATAATGATTCTCACGCCTGATGAGCTTCAAGCAGACCTCTACAAAAACGAAATTGAACCAAATATTAAAAAAGGAGCATTTCTTGCATTTGCTCATGGTTTCAGTATCCATTTTGGCCAGATTGTTCCATCTCAGGATATAAACGTTTTTATGGTTGCTCCTAAAGGTCCTGGACATCTTGTAAGAAGTGAGTATTTAAAAGGGATGGGTGTTCCATGCCTTATGGCGGTTTATCAAGACCCATCAGGCATAACAAAAGATGTTGCACTTGCCTATGCTGTTGGAATCGGTGGAGGTAGAGCTGGAATTATTGAAACAACATTCAAGGATGAAACAGAAACTGACCTTTTTGGAGAACAGACTGTATTGTGTGGAGGATTAAGTGCTCTTATCACTGCAGCCTTTGAAACTCTTGTTGAAGCTGGATATCCGCCAGAACTTGCTTATTTTGAATGCCTTCATGAAGTTAAATTGATTGCTGATTTAATATATGAAGGTGGTATCTCAACAATGCGTTATTCAGTAAGCAATACAGCTCAATATGGAGATTTAACAAGAGGTCCAAGAGTTATAAATGACTCAGTAAAAGCTGAAATGCGAAAAATTCTTCAAGAGATCCAGAATGGAACCTTTGCAAAAGAGTGGATTCTTGAATGCAAAGTCGGTAAACCTTCATTCAATGCCCTTACCAGAAAAGATGAAGAGCATCTCATTGAAAAAGTTGGTGAAAAACTAAGAGATATGATGCCATGGTTGAAAACATCAAAACTGGTAGATAAGTCAAAGGCATGA
- a CDS encoding solute carrier family 23 protein, giving the protein MKFNYSVNEVPTLNILILNGLQWFVLVMPVIIMVGKIIGVTFLLNSNEEVLYIQKLSFIVSLSLFLQILFGHSLPILSGPATVLLVGLIASKSYNPTSLYTALLIGGFFVCLLGLLNITKKIILYFTKNIISVVLILIAFTMLPAISNMIVKPTGIPAGINLIIAILIILLLFIFEKILKGFWKTSLILWAMIFGTVIYIFVFGGSPYSYEVREVSLFSNYFKDFLPFFDFDAGLVLTFIICYVALVINDVGSMQSVSSFVGTGNDWKPIKRGIFVTGITNILASFICTTGVVNFSYSPGVLLITKCASKYVLLFTALLLFILSFSPYLLEFANMVPHLLIGSIFFYVMTSQISTGLSMLYANGEFKYTDGIIVGCSVLLGTVITNLPIDVTASLPGLLKPLLGNGFVMGILFAFILEHIIYNKKNQS; this is encoded by the coding sequence ATGAAGTTCAATTATTCTGTTAATGAAGTACCCACTTTAAATATCTTAATTTTAAATGGGCTGCAGTGGTTTGTTCTGGTAATGCCGGTTATTATAATGGTTGGTAAAATTATAGGAGTTACTTTTCTATTAAACTCAAATGAAGAAGTTTTATATATACAAAAGCTTTCATTTATTGTTTCACTGTCGCTCTTTTTGCAGATATTGTTTGGACATTCATTACCTATTCTATCAGGACCTGCTACTGTACTTCTTGTTGGGCTCATTGCTTCTAAGTCATACAATCCAACATCTCTATATACAGCTCTTTTGATAGGCGGTTTTTTCGTATGTTTACTCGGGCTTTTAAATATTACAAAAAAAATTATCTTATATTTTACAAAAAATATTATTTCTGTTGTTCTAATTCTTATTGCATTTACAATGTTACCAGCTATTTCAAATATGATTGTTAAACCAACAGGCATCCCTGCAGGTATAAATTTAATAATTGCAATATTAATAATTCTTCTTCTTTTTATTTTCGAAAAAATTCTTAAAGGATTCTGGAAAACTTCATTAATACTGTGGGCTATGATATTTGGCACAGTAATATATATATTTGTCTTTGGAGGAAGTCCATATTCATACGAGGTGAGAGAAGTTTCACTATTTTCAAATTATTTTAAAGATTTTTTGCCTTTCTTTGATTTTGATGCGGGGCTGGTTTTAACTTTTATAATCTGCTATGTTGCACTTGTTATAAACGATGTGGGGTCAATGCAGTCAGTAAGCTCTTTTGTTGGTACCGGAAATGACTGGAAACCTATAAAAAGAGGTATATTTGTAACAGGTATCACTAATATTTTAGCTTCTTTTATATGCACTACAGGAGTGGTAAATTTTTCTTACAGTCCGGGTGTTCTTTTAATAACAAAATGTGCTTCTAAATATGTGCTCCTTTTTACAGCGCTTTTGCTGTTTATATTATCTTTCTCGCCTTATCTTTTAGAGTTTGCAAACATGGTTCCGCATTTACTCATAGGTTCTATATTTTTTTATGTTATGACATCGCAGATTTCAACAGGACTTTCCATGCTCTATGCTAATGGAGAGTTTAAATACACAGATGGAATAATTGTAGGTTGCTCTGTACTGCTTGGAACAGTAATTACAAATCTGCCGATTGATGTTACTGCGAGTCTGCCAGGTTTGTTAAAACCTCTTTTGGGAAATGGTTTTGTTATGGGAATTCTGTTTGCTTTTATTTTAGAACATATAATATATAACAAAAAAAATCAATCTTAA
- a CDS encoding phosphatidylserine decarboxylase family protein encodes MIRKEVIPYFVGGLFVSSFFYLIWLEPLAIASLILCVFFLYFFRDPERIPPADPYAVVAPADGKIITVRKSSESLCSSEHTEISIFMSAFNVHVNRSPFDGIVKEITHIPGKFFSAFKEKAYRENEYIKLTLETPYGNIVLRQVAGYIARRAVCWVKEGESLKKGQRFGMIKFSSRVDICLPANFKVTVKEGDKVKAGKTIIASVNK; translated from the coding sequence ATGATAAGAAAAGAAGTAATACCTTATTTTGTTGGTGGGTTATTTGTTAGCTCTTTTTTCTATCTAATATGGCTTGAACCTCTTGCAATTGCATCTCTCATATTGTGTGTTTTTTTTCTTTATTTCTTCCGTGACCCTGAGAGAATTCCTCCAGCAGATCCCTATGCAGTAGTTGCTCCAGCAGATGGAAAAATAATTACTGTAAGAAAAAGTAGTGAAAGCCTCTGTTCTTCTGAACATACCGAAATCAGCATATTCATGTCAGCTTTTAATGTGCATGTAAATAGAAGCCCATTTGATGGTATTGTTAAAGAAATAACTCACATACCTGGAAAATTCTTCTCAGCTTTTAAAGAAAAAGCATACAGAGAAAATGAATATATAAAATTAACCTTAGAAACTCCTTATGGAAACATAGTTTTAAGACAGGTAGCAGGATATATTGCAAGAAGAGCCGTTTGTTGGGTAAAAGAAGGAGAAAGTCTTAAAAAAGGACAAAGATTCGGAATGATTAAATTCAGTTCCCGTGTTGATATCTGCCTGCCAGCCAATTTTAAAGTAACAGTGAAAGAAGGAGATAAAGTTAAAGCCGGTAAAACAATAATTGCATCAGTAAATAAATGA
- a CDS encoding acyl-CoA dehydratase activase — protein MNFANSFLYNFSKRGGFDKNIPTITEIKAFAMGCKSYFPFCRTILDIGGQDTNVINIDENGLIKKFEMNDRCAAGTGRFLEIMAQALEYSIDEFNTLEFDLNSSLQISSMCTVFAESEVVSMIASGFKREEIAVAINKAIANRVIGMLNKISVEEDIVFAGGCFANSLLKKIIENRLRKNLIIDSFCPYLGAFGAALYGEQINKVNYNY, from the coding sequence TTGAATTTTGCAAATTCCTTTCTTTATAATTTTTCAAAAAGAGGAGGGTTTGACAAAAACATACCAACTATAACAGAGATTAAAGCCTTTGCAATGGGATGTAAATCTTATTTTCCTTTCTGTAGAACAATACTTGATATAGGAGGACAGGATACAAATGTAATAAATATTGATGAAAATGGACTAATAAAAAAATTTGAGATGAATGACCGATGTGCCGCTGGAACAGGAAGATTTTTAGAAATAATGGCTCAGGCACTTGAATATTCAATTGATGAGTTTAATACTTTAGAGTTTGACCTTAACAGTTCTCTACAGATAAGCAGTATGTGTACTGTATTTGCTGAATCTGAAGTAGTATCAATGATAGCGAGTGGTTTCAAAAGAGAAGAGATAGCTGTTGCAATAAATAAGGCTATTGCAAACAGAGTTATAGGCATGCTAAATAAAATATCAGTTGAAGAGGATATAGTGTTTGCTGGAGGATGTTTTGCAAACAGTCTTCTAAAAAAAATTATAGAAAACAGACTGAGGAAAAACCTTATAATCGACAGTTTTTGCCCATATCTTGGAGCTTTTGGAGCTGCTTTATACGGAGAGCAGATAAATAAAGTTAACTATAATTATTAG
- a CDS encoding amidohydrolase family protein, with protein sequence MKIDCYTHFSFETYLKYLERNSKTPFSYGTLFRYLKTMLDVDSRLALMEKYQVDKHVIIPLPWIESVKEVYEDSVKAHEAAKILNNELANLVNKYSDKFIPVAVIPTTNIDIMLAEYERVIYNLKFKGIYLVVGPTVRPIDDSVYDSLFKKAVQDNVPVWLHPSRPITYSDYINESMSKYGIWQSIGWLMDSSTAMIRLTLSGAFEKYKGIKFIIHHHGALIGLFSKRLNAGFRLFKNLEAFKSTTTITEPFIEHFKNFYVDTATQGFEPLLIQNAYMFFGIDHVLFGTDVPFDENGGYNFTNETICSINSALISDADKEQIFYKNIVQILNLKVN encoded by the coding sequence ATGAAAATTGATTGTTATACCCATTTTTCATTTGAAACTTACTTGAAATATTTAGAGCGCAATTCCAAAACTCCATTTAGCTATGGAACTCTATTCAGGTATTTAAAAACCATGCTTGATGTTGATAGTCGTTTAGCTTTGATGGAAAAATACCAGGTTGATAAACATGTTATTATTCCTTTACCATGGATTGAATCAGTTAAAGAGGTTTATGAGGATTCTGTTAAAGCACATGAAGCAGCTAAGATATTAAACAATGAATTAGCAAATCTGGTTAATAAATATTCTGATAAATTCATTCCTGTAGCTGTTATTCCTACAACCAATATAGATATAATGTTAGCTGAATATGAAAGAGTTATATATAACTTAAAATTCAAAGGTATTTACCTTGTGGTAGGTCCGACTGTAAGACCAATAGATGATTCTGTATATGATAGTCTTTTTAAAAAGGCAGTTCAAGATAATGTTCCTGTATGGCTTCATCCTTCAAGACCAATAACTTACAGCGATTATATAAATGAATCCATGTCAAAATATGGTATCTGGCAATCAATAGGATGGCTTATGGATTCAAGTACTGCTATGATAAGATTAACACTTTCTGGCGCATTTGAAAAATATAAAGGAATAAAATTTATAATACACCATCACGGCGCACTAATCGGATTATTTTCAAAGCGTCTTAATGCCGGCTTTAGACTCTTCAAAAACCTTGAAGCATTTAAGAGCACTACCACGATAACAGAGCCTTTTATTGAGCATTTTAAAAATTTTTATGTAGATACAGCAACTCAAGGATTTGAACCGCTGCTTATTCAAAATGCCTATATGTTTTTTGGTATAGATCATGTGCTTTTTGGAACAGATGTGCCATTTGATGAAAATGGTGGCTATAATTTCACAAATGAAACAATATGTTCCATTAATTCTGCTTTAATATCTGATGCTGATAAAGAACAAATTTTTTATAAAAACATTGTGCAAATACTCAATCTTAAAGTTAATTAA